From a region of the Thermosipho melanesiensis BI429 genome:
- a CDS encoding HD domain-containing protein — protein MYYKVSRDPIHSEIFMYPLEILASDTKAMQRLRYLSQLVGSEYVYPCATHTRFAHSLGVMHISGMYAKHLFGEESKVRILRLAGLLHDIGHGPFSHQFDEVVYKNMGLEDGHDEYRNKILLEYMPGAMVKVFERAPEKLKNAVLEDVEFVLGENTNLYDDFKKIIEKVIEVYEGELEGTIDFAIIQGPLGADRMDFVLRDSYFAGTRGFGTGSLDRLIRNSMITEKDGKKHLAYNIKVIDEIYTTLFGRFMMYKNVYFHKTSRAADLMIQELLELSYKPLKLKERVKNLETFMELTDQRIINEIEIYFKEIVDEYNISSFEETKEKILNYEIDLQPMELDIVMAYEIVERLRNRNFWKTILETPFSVEGIDPFVASQGFAMDILQKIRLKLEKAIESAEEKDKNELVRILSNFDEIFKVDTPYKLSLVHPDEFLKSNIYIYDYWKDSVLSFDEYVREYPAYKLMSSNLIQIVRVYVTEDIRSLLEMYSIIPKVDMSLTTRW, from the coding sequence ATGTATTATAAAGTTTCAAGAGATCCTATACATTCAGAAATTTTCATGTATCCGTTAGAAATATTGGCTTCAGATACAAAAGCAATGCAGAGGTTGAGATATTTATCCCAGCTTGTAGGTTCGGAGTATGTTTATCCTTGTGCGACACATACTAGATTTGCACATTCACTTGGCGTAATGCATATTTCTGGTATGTATGCAAAACATCTTTTTGGTGAAGAATCAAAAGTTAGGATTTTAAGGTTAGCAGGGTTATTACACGATATTGGGCATGGACCATTTAGTCACCAATTTGACGAGGTTGTTTATAAAAACATGGGGTTGGAAGATGGTCATGACGAATATAGGAATAAAATTTTGCTCGAGTATATGCCTGGTGCAATGGTAAAAGTTTTTGAAAGAGCACCCGAAAAGTTAAAAAATGCAGTTTTAGAGGATGTAGAGTTTGTTTTAGGTGAAAATACCAATCTTTATGATGATTTTAAGAAGATAATAGAGAAAGTTATAGAAGTTTATGAAGGAGAATTAGAAGGTACAATAGATTTTGCAATTATTCAGGGACCTTTGGGCGCAGATAGAATGGACTTTGTGTTAAGAGATTCATATTTTGCAGGTACCAGGGGGTTTGGAACGGGTTCTTTGGATAGACTTATTAGAAATTCAATGATAACAGAAAAAGATGGTAAAAAACATTTAGCCTATAACATTAAGGTTATTGATGAAATCTATACAACCCTTTTTGGAAGGTTTATGATGTATAAAAACGTTTATTTTCATAAAACGTCGAGAGCAGCTGATCTAATGATACAAGAGCTTTTGGAGTTAAGTTATAAGCCGCTAAAGTTGAAAGAACGTGTTAAAAATCTTGAAACCTTTATGGAATTAACAGACCAACGTATAATAAATGAGATAGAGATATATTTTAAAGAAATTGTAGATGAGTATAACATTTCTTCTTTTGAAGAGACAAAAGAAAAAATTTTAAATTATGAGATAGATTTGCAACCTATGGAACTTGATATAGTTATGGCTTATGAAATTGTGGAAAGATTAAGAAACAGAAATTTTTGGAAGACAATTCTTGAAACACCATTTTCTGTTGAAGGAATAGATCCTTTTGTTGCGAGTCAAGGTTTTGCGATGGATATATTGCAAAAGATAAGATTAAAACTAGAAAAAGCGATAGAAAGTGCAGAAGAAAAGGATAAAAATGAGTTGGTGAGGATTTTATCAAATTTTGATGAAATATTTAAGGTAGATACTCCATATAAGCTTTCATTAGTTCATCCAGATGAATTTTTAAAAAGTAACATATACATTTATGATTATTGGAAAGATAGTGTGTTGTCTTTTGATGAGTATGTTAGAGAATATCCTGCATATAAGTTAATGAGTAGTAATTTAATACAAATAGTTAGGGTTTATGTAACGGAAGATATAAGAAGTTTACTTGAAATGTATAGTATAATTCCGAAAGTTGATATGAGCCTTACTACGAGGTGGTAA
- a CDS encoding metal-dependent hydrolase — MPNFNSHVRAGVFFYPIVLYIYLFIIRLVNFGMPSEKIIAWGFFIFVLSSDMPDIDHNHSLLHKFVKLLVVSSVVYFEFTRKVIVTFFDLQIGVYLRFLISLLVGLFSGVLYEILIPRHRGPLHTIWAALIYGGIIFSGVYYFGFQLENAIFLGIISTAGYILHLLMDIFLVEKNGRLMKR, encoded by the coding sequence ATGCCAAATTTTAATTCCCATGTAAGGGCAGGTGTATTTTTTTATCCTATTGTTTTGTATATTTACTTATTTATTATTCGTTTAGTTAATTTTGGTATGCCAAGTGAAAAAATTATTGCTTGGGGTTTTTTTATTTTTGTTTTGTCCTCTGATATGCCGGATATAGACCATAACCACTCATTGTTACACAAATTCGTAAAATTATTGGTTGTATCAAGTGTGGTTTATTTTGAGTTTACTAGAAAGGTTATTGTTACTTTTTTTGACTTACAGATAGGAGTATATCTGAGATTTTTAATTTCGCTTTTAGTAGGTTTGTTTTCTGGTGTATTGTACGAAATATTAATTCCAAGACATAGGGGGCCTTTACACACAATATGGGCCGCTTTAATTTACGGTGGAATAATATTTTCGGGAGTTTACTATTTTGGATTTCAGTTAGAAAATGCCATTTTTCTTGGTATAATATCTACAGCAGGATATATACTACATTTGTTAATGGATATTTTTTTGGTTGAAAAGAATGGAAGATTAATGAAAAGGTGA
- a CDS encoding B12-binding domain-containing radical SAM protein codes for MKALLVNPWIEDFAAYDFWLKPLGLLYVAAYLEKLGFELHLIDLMNRHDEVLKRFVNVPKDKFYGTGKFPYVEVEKPDVLKFVPRKYKRYGAPEEYFYYRLKQIGKVDIVFVTSTLTYWYPGYWDTIAFLKEFYGEDVPIVFGGFYVRNLPSHAKKTRVHIFPSNDLNRLPRLLEEVLNVRINNTPIDWFLLPPKYELYNKLGYLVFITTIGCPFKCSYCIAHRIWNGIRFKPYELVLYEIEKYVKMFNVKDIVFFDDAILVNSKRHFKLILKELVKKGYSKYRFHLPNGIHAKLIDEEIAELMKELNFKTIKLGYETAGELQIKTGGKVVDKDLVKAARILRKVGFTEKEVSAYIMVNIPGQTVKDVKDAIKFCKEEGIGFSINEYTPIVGTDDWIDLINGGRLTGREDPILLNNTVLPFWWKYGMDEDTIQYLKMHARKVKEGGSYD; via the coding sequence ATGAAAGCGTTGTTAGTTAATCCTTGGATAGAAGATTTTGCCGCATATGATTTTTGGTTAAAACCATTAGGTTTGTTATATGTTGCTGCATATTTGGAAAAATTGGGATTTGAATTACATTTAATAGATTTAATGAACAGGCATGATGAAGTTTTAAAAAGATTTGTAAATGTACCTAAGGATAAATTTTATGGAACAGGGAAATTTCCGTATGTTGAAGTAGAAAAGCCAGATGTGTTAAAATTTGTTCCAAGGAAGTATAAAAGATATGGCGCACCAGAAGAATATTTTTATTATAGGCTAAAACAAATAGGAAAAGTAGATATAGTATTTGTAACTTCAACATTAACGTATTGGTATCCAGGATATTGGGATACTATAGCGTTTTTAAAGGAATTTTATGGAGAGGATGTACCAATAGTTTTTGGTGGTTTTTATGTGAGAAATTTGCCTTCTCATGCAAAAAAGACTAGAGTGCATATTTTCCCGAGTAATGATTTAAATAGATTGCCAAGGCTTTTAGAAGAAGTTTTGAATGTAAGGATTAATAATACTCCAATTGACTGGTTTTTGCTTCCTCCAAAATATGAGCTATATAATAAGCTAGGTTATTTGGTGTTTATAACCACAATAGGTTGTCCATTTAAATGTTCTTATTGCATTGCGCATAGGATATGGAATGGTATTAGATTTAAACCTTATGAGTTGGTGTTATATGAAATTGAAAAATATGTTAAAATGTTCAATGTAAAAGATATAGTTTTTTTTGATGATGCTATTTTGGTTAATTCAAAAAGACATTTTAAATTAATTTTAAAGGAATTGGTTAAAAAAGGATATTCAAAGTATAGATTTCATTTACCAAATGGTATTCATGCGAAATTAATAGATGAGGAAATTGCAGAACTGATGAAGGAATTGAATTTTAAAACCATTAAATTAGGGTATGAAACAGCAGGTGAGTTGCAAATAAAAACTGGTGGAAAAGTTGTTGATAAAGATTTAGTAAAAGCTGCAAGGATTTTAAGAAAAGTGGGATTTACAGAAAAAGAGGTTTCGGCTTATATAATGGTAAACATACCTGGACAAACTGTAAAGGATGTAAAAGATGCTATAAAATTTTGTAAAGAGGAAGGTATAGGGTTTTCCATAAATGAATATACTCCTATAGTAGGTACAGATGATTGGATTGACCTTATAAATGGTGGAAGATTAACGGGAAGAGAAGATCCTATTTTATTGAATAACACAGTTTTGCCATTTTGGTGGAAGTATGGAATGGATGAAGATACAATACAATATTTAAAGATGCATGCTAGAAAAGTAAAAGAGGGTGGATCATACGATTGA
- the whiA gene encoding DNA-binding protein WhiA has product MLYTFSEDVKGELCHIKVTEIEAKSELSGFLKSKGILIKTYRGLHVKLEIGFIPAARRVMNLMGIVEVNKEKLTLIKNKLKKKRVQIFIPFSILEKLEVSILRVPSYVFEDWNCFAAFLRGVFVSSGSITDPAKNYHFEIISHNEEFLNTIKNYLSENLGINGKVARFNNNFRFYVKRARDIIELLNFLGAQRNANKMERMVSTREVKGDLNRTINFIEANAKRVADSNAKQINLISSLIDKYGMDVLPEELKQLAILRLENEDLSLSDLGKKFTPPLSKSMVYNRIRKIFKIYEDLEGKRLE; this is encoded by the coding sequence ATGTTGTATACATTTTCAGAAGATGTAAAAGGAGAGTTATGTCATATAAAAGTTACTGAGATAGAAGCAAAATCTGAACTATCTGGTTTTTTAAAGTCTAAAGGTATTTTGATAAAAACCTACAGGGGATTGCATGTTAAATTGGAAATAGGTTTTATCCCTGCTGCAAGAAGGGTAATGAATTTAATGGGGATTGTTGAGGTTAACAAGGAAAAGTTGACTTTAATAAAAAATAAATTGAAAAAGAAGAGGGTACAAATTTTTATACCATTCTCTATTTTGGAAAAGCTCGAAGTAAGTATTCTGAGAGTTCCAAGCTATGTATTTGAAGATTGGAATTGTTTTGCTGCTTTTTTAAGAGGAGTGTTTGTTTCAAGTGGTTCAATAACGGATCCTGCAAAGAATTATCATTTTGAAATAATATCTCATAATGAAGAGTTTTTAAATACAATTAAAAATTATCTTAGTGAGAATTTAGGGATAAATGGTAAGGTGGCAAGATTTAACAACAATTTTAGATTTTATGTTAAAAGAGCAAGGGATATCATTGAATTGTTGAATTTTTTAGGAGCACAAAGAAATGCAAATAAGATGGAAAGAATGGTGAGTACAAGAGAGGTAAAAGGGGATTTAAATAGAACAATAAATTTTATCGAGGCTAATGCAAAAAGAGTGGCGGATAGTAATGCAAAACAAATAAATTTAATAAGTAGTCTAATAGATAAATACGGAATGGATGTTTTACCTGAAGAATTAAAACAGCTTGCGATTTTAAGATTGGAAAATGAGGATTTAAGCTTGTCTGATTTAGGTAAGAAATTTACTCCACCTCTTAGTAAAAGTATGGTGTATAACAGAATAAGAAAGATCTTTAAAATTTATGAAGATTTAGAAGGAAAAAGGTTGGAGTGA
- a CDS encoding polyprenyl synthetase family protein, whose translation MIFEEFRIKHVKKIDEAIGKVIDENSLNSPVGNLVEELKKFCLRPGKRIRPLLFILGVEGFGGKVDETVYKIAATIEIMHSFLLIHDDIMDQSELRRGQPSMHNLLANKFKDRSFNPKIGEDLALVLGDILFFIGLRVLSRLNIPYFFLEKFSECYINTGYGQILDVIYSMNRNYVRSEKISLEISKLKTAYYTFFYPFYLGTVFTGGNVGRKLIEDIMIPAGIAFQIRDDIISTFDEKSGKSNLSDILEGKVTALIDFGEYDEKFFEIYFKPEKTIEEINYIIECMKKSGAIESAKKVMEELIKKAFKNLEKINFERKDVLKDLIDRLRRD comes from the coding sequence ATGATATTTGAAGAATTTAGGATAAAACATGTAAAAAAAATTGATGAAGCTATTGGAAAAGTAATTGACGAAAATAGTTTAAACAGTCCAGTAGGAAATTTGGTAGAAGAATTAAAGAAATTTTGTTTAAGGCCTGGAAAAAGAATTCGACCTTTATTGTTTATTTTAGGGGTAGAGGGATTTGGAGGAAAGGTTGATGAAACAGTATACAAGATTGCCGCAACTATTGAAATAATGCATTCTTTTTTGTTGATTCATGATGATATAATGGACCAATCGGAGTTAAGAAGAGGACAACCGTCTATGCATAATTTGCTAGCAAATAAATTCAAGGATAGGAGTTTTAACCCGAAAATTGGTGAGGATTTGGCTTTAGTACTAGGTGATATATTATTTTTTATTGGTTTAAGGGTTTTAAGTAGGTTAAATATACCTTACTTTTTTTTGGAAAAGTTTTCTGAGTGTTATATTAATACAGGATATGGCCAGATTTTGGATGTGATTTATTCTATGAATAGAAATTATGTGAGAAGTGAAAAAATATCTTTAGAAATTTCTAAACTGAAAACAGCATATTATACGTTTTTTTATCCATTTTATCTGGGAACGGTTTTTACGGGTGGAAATGTTGGTAGGAAATTAATTGAAGATATTATGATTCCTGCGGGGATTGCTTTTCAAATTAGAGATGATATTATTAGTACCTTTGATGAAAAATCGGGAAAATCAAATCTTTCAGATATTTTGGAAGGTAAAGTAACGGCTTTGATAGATTTTGGGGAATATGACGAAAAATTCTTTGAGATTTATTTTAAGCCTGAAAAAACAATTGAAGAGATAAATTATATAATTGAATGTATGAAAAAAAGTGGAGCAATTGAAAGTGCGAAAAAAGTTATGGAAGAATTAATAAAAAAAGCATTTAAAAATTTGGAAAAAATTAACTTTGAAAGGAAGGATGTATTAAAAGACTTAATAGACAGATTAAGGAGAGATTAG
- the rapZ gene encoding RNase adapter RapZ, which yields MLKNLVVLTGLSGAGKSTALGLLEDMGFYCIDNLPVKIIDQILPIISINIESLALVIDSRSGDIDDIVSVIENMKAKYPVKVIFLNAKDEVLINRFAHTRRNHPLLKEETSLEKAILEERKLFIKILELSDIVVDTSNLNPHQLRERLVGILTSVKKKFRLRILSFGFKYGVPLDVDFIFDVRFFPNPFYVVGLRQKSGKDKEVKNFLYNTQGVKEFLDLIKKVVDFAIQRYENEGRTELSVGIGCTGGQHRSVFFAEELFKFYNENCKVILEHRDVK from the coding sequence GTGTTGAAAAATTTAGTGGTTTTGACGGGGTTGTCAGGAGCGGGTAAATCAACTGCCTTAGGCTTGTTGGAAGATATGGGATTTTATTGTATAGATAATTTACCGGTAAAAATTATCGATCAGATTTTACCGATAATATCTATAAATATTGAAAGTTTGGCATTGGTTATAGATTCTAGAAGCGGAGACATTGATGATATAGTTTCAGTTATTGAAAATATGAAGGCAAAATATCCGGTTAAAGTGATCTTTCTAAATGCCAAAGATGAGGTTTTAATAAATAGGTTTGCACATACAAGAAGAAATCATCCGCTGTTAAAAGAAGAAACTTCCTTGGAAAAGGCGATCTTAGAGGAACGAAAATTATTTATAAAAATTTTGGAGCTTTCAGATATTGTTGTAGATACTTCAAATTTGAATCCTCATCAATTGAGAGAAAGATTAGTTGGAATTTTAACTAGTGTAAAGAAAAAGTTTCGCTTACGTATTTTAAGTTTTGGATTCAAATATGGAGTACCATTAGATGTTGATTTTATTTTTGATGTTAGGTTTTTTCCTAACCCATTTTATGTGGTAGGCCTTAGGCAAAAATCCGGAAAAGATAAAGAGGTAAAAAACTTTTTGTACAATACGCAGGGGGTAAAAGAATTTCTGGACTTGATAAAAAAAGTTGTTGATTTTGCTATTCAGAGATATGAAAATGAAGGAAGGACGGAATTGAGTGTTGGGATAGGTTGTACTGGTGGTCAGCATCGTTCCGTTTTTTTTGCAGAGGAGCTTTTTAAGTTCTATAATGAAAATTGTAAAGTTATATTGGAACATAGGGATGTGAAGTAA
- a CDS encoding site-2 protease family protein, whose translation MDHTIDLLENLMTGFFAVLLVVFPREVIKAYLVVLAGDETPRKLKRTSLNPFVHMDPIGTIAFILFDFGWARPVPVFPMKNKKIRKVLIFSSLIGPILGGGLFLAYGLIARTSFSHDIIFKVFYKACKWSLTYAIFSLFPVPPLDGSKILGAFLPDEYWDWYIKYEIYGILFLLGILLLWILPLIMQPFVYFIDSLTNLIILGKGG comes from the coding sequence GTGGATCATACGATTGATTTACTAGAAAATTTGATGACGGGTTTTTTTGCAGTTTTGTTGGTTGTATTTCCAAGAGAAGTGATAAAAGCATATTTAGTTGTATTGGCAGGTGATGAAACGCCTAGAAAATTAAAGAGAACCTCATTAAATCCCTTTGTTCATATGGATCCTATAGGAACTATTGCATTTATTTTATTTGATTTTGGATGGGCAAGGCCTGTGCCAGTTTTTCCTATGAAAAATAAGAAAATTAGGAAGGTATTGATTTTTTCATCACTAATAGGTCCAATATTGGGTGGTGGTTTGTTTTTGGCATATGGTTTAATTGCAAGGACATCGTTTTCGCATGATATTATCTTTAAAGTTTTTTACAAAGCGTGTAAATGGAGTTTAACTTATGCAATATTTTCGCTTTTTCCTGTTCCACCACTTGATGGTTCAAAGATTTTAGGAGCTTTTTTACCAGATGAATATTGGGATTGGTATATAAAATATGAAATTTATGGTATACTATTCCTGTTGGGGATTTTGTTATTGTGGATTTTACCGCTAATAATGCAACCATTTGTTTATTTTATAGATAGTTTGACAAATTTGATTATACTAGGAAAAGGGGGATAG
- the murI gene encoding glutamate racemase, with product MKIGLFDSGIGGISVLKKLTYINGAHYIYIADTERAPYGLRTSEALESFVWEFVDFFHKKKVNEIFAACNTTDSIILENNLDLVIKYNSIIRAGVSAAKSSKVGVIGTNVTIKNGSYRRYLEVEGKEVYQKATQLFVSLVEEGVFYGRMVEAIANYYLLPLKKENVKELILGCTHFPFLKGIISRVLPKVRIIDPAEELSKLLVKNNTRRPFVEFYVTGDPKEFERKLKRINFRVAYTINKFKIRKVVSVEKFSGFDGVVRSG from the coding sequence ATGAAAATAGGTCTGTTTGATTCAGGGATTGGGGGAATTTCTGTTTTAAAGAAATTAACATATATTAATGGAGCACATTATATATATATTGCCGATACTGAAAGGGCCCCATATGGGTTGCGTACATCGGAGGCTCTCGAATCCTTTGTTTGGGAATTTGTTGATTTTTTTCATAAAAAGAAGGTTAACGAAATATTTGCAGCTTGCAATACTACTGACTCGATAATATTGGAAAATAATTTAGATTTGGTGATAAAATATAATAGTATAATACGAGCAGGTGTTTCTGCTGCCAAAAGTAGCAAGGTTGGAGTAATTGGAACTAATGTAACAATAAAAAATGGAAGTTATAGAAGATATTTAGAAGTTGAAGGGAAGGAAGTTTATCAAAAGGCTACCCAACTTTTTGTTTCTTTAGTTGAAGAAGGAGTATTTTATGGAAGAATGGTAGAAGCGATTGCAAATTATTATTTACTACCATTAAAAAAAGAAAATGTCAAAGAACTCATACTTGGTTGTACACATTTTCCATTTTTAAAGGGAATTATTTCTAGGGTTTTACCTAAGGTAAGGATAATTGATCCAGCTGAGGAATTATCAAAACTTTTGGTAAAGAATAATACTAGAAGACCATTTGTTGAATTTTATGTTACAGGTGATCCAAAAGAATTTGAACGAAAGCTAAAGCGTATAAATTTTAGAGTAGCGTATACCATTAATAAGTTTAAAATAAGAAAGGTGGTTAGTGTTGAAAAATTTAGTGGTTTTGACGGGGTTGTCAGGAGCGGGTAA
- the udk gene encoding uridine kinase — protein sequence MFVIGIGGGTGSGKTTVAQKINEIIGKENSVILPMDNYYRDMSYVPLEERKKYNYDHPNMIEVSLLEKHLKNLLELKSIKLPEYDFKIYTRTGKFTILEPRPVIIVEGIFALYYEELRKMYNLSIFVDAESDVRFIRRLERDIKERGRSLDSVVEQYLNMVKPMHDAYVEPSKKFADLIIPKGGFNDKAIDVVVEFIFKKMTNN from the coding sequence ATGTTTGTAATTGGGATTGGTGGAGGAACTGGTTCTGGTAAAACAACAGTAGCTCAGAAGATAAATGAGATTATTGGGAAAGAAAATAGTGTTATTTTACCTATGGATAATTATTATAGGGATATGAGCTACGTTCCGTTAGAAGAAAGGAAGAAATATAATTATGACCATCCTAATATGATTGAGGTTTCACTTTTAGAAAAACATTTAAAAAATTTGTTAGAGTTAAAGAGTATAAAGTTACCAGAGTATGATTTTAAGATTTATACAAGAACCGGGAAATTTACGATTTTAGAACCAAGACCGGTTATAATTGTGGAAGGAATTTTTGCTTTGTATTATGAGGAATTGAGAAAGATGTATAATCTTTCGATATTTGTTGATGCCGAAAGTGATGTCAGGTTTATTAGAAGGCTTGAAAGAGATATTAAAGAAAGAGGTCGTTCTCTTGATAGTGTTGTGGAACAATATTTGAATATGGTAAAACCAATGCACGATGCTTACGTTGAACCTTCGAAAAAATTTGCTGATTTAATAATCCCAAAGGGCGGATTTAATGATAAAGCTATTGATGTTGTTGTTGAATTTATCTTTAAAAAAATGACAAATAACTGA
- the nrdR gene encoding transcriptional regulator NrdR — protein MRCPYCGYEETRVLDSRVDSSGMTVRRRRECVKCKGRFTTYERYEFGPVFVVKKDGKREKFDRAKILNGVMKACEKTNVTLEEIEKLVDDVVNDVQKSGNLEILTLEIGKLVMEKLKKLNGVAYVRFASVYKDFREIDQFLEVVEELKKEK, from the coding sequence ATGAGATGTCCATACTGTGGATATGAAGAAACTAGGGTTTTAGATTCTAGAGTAGATTCTTCTGGTATGACAGTTAGAAGAAGAAGGGAATGTGTTAAATGTAAAGGTAGATTTACTACCTATGAGAGGTATGAATTTGGGCCTGTGTTTGTTGTGAAAAAAGATGGAAAAAGAGAAAAATTTGATAGGGCAAAAATTTTAAATGGTGTTATGAAAGCTTGTGAGAAGACAAATGTAACATTGGAAGAAATAGAAAAATTAGTGGACGATGTTGTAAACGATGTTCAAAAATCTGGTAACTTAGAAATATTAACTTTAGAAATAGGAAAGCTTGTAATGGAAAAGTTAAAAAAATTAAATGGTGTGGCTTATGTAAGATTTGCATCGGTGTATAAAGATTTTAGAGAAATTGATCAGTTTTTAGAAGTTGTTGAAGAATTAAAAAAAGAAAAATAA
- a CDS encoding type III pantothenate kinase, translating into MKILFDVGNTHTTVALTENGKFFKIKRISTYSIQTEDELYAYLKVFFGETYDEVIVSSVVPNINHVFEFFSKKYAGKSAIFLNAQSYKGITWNVKIPSEIGADRVANIIAAERDYGKDAIVVDFGTAITIDILKEKSYEGGIIIPGFSMMINALFKGTAKLPKVELKPFNGFIGKDTESNIRIGIINTVVEGIGSVINKIKNENFRDVPVIFTGGQSKIIMDYKRDVIYDLELGLRGIYYFYESVVS; encoded by the coding sequence GTGAAAATTTTGTTTGATGTTGGAAATACTCATACTACTGTTGCTTTAACAGAAAATGGGAAGTTTTTTAAAATCAAGAGAATATCAACCTATTCAATTCAAACGGAAGATGAACTTTATGCATATTTGAAAGTATTTTTTGGTGAAACATACGATGAAGTTATAGTTTCTTCTGTTGTTCCAAACATTAATCATGTTTTTGAATTTTTTTCTAAAAAGTATGCTGGGAAAAGTGCTATTTTTTTGAATGCACAAAGTTATAAAGGTATAACTTGGAATGTGAAAATACCTTCTGAAATAGGAGCAGATAGAGTTGCAAATATAATTGCCGCGGAACGAGATTATGGAAAAGATGCAATTGTGGTAGATTTTGGGACAGCTATAACAATTGATATTTTGAAGGAAAAATCGTATGAAGGTGGAATTATTATACCGGGTTTTAGTATGATGATTAATGCTTTGTTTAAGGGAACTGCAAAGTTACCCAAAGTTGAATTGAAGCCTTTTAACGGATTTATAGGAAAAGATACCGAGTCAAATATTAGGATAGGTATTATTAATACTGTTGTTGAAGGAATAGGAAGTGTGATTAATAAAATAAAAAATGAAAATTTTAGGGATGTACCTGTAATTTTCACAGGTGGACAATCAAAGATAATTATGGATTATAAAAGAGACGTAATCTATGACCTAGAACTAGGTCTTAGGGGGATTTATTACTTTTATGAAAGCGTTGTTAGTTAA
- a CDS encoding gluconeogenesis factor YvcK family protein: MNFVLVGGGTGISTLLKGLKYFKDIDLKAIVTVTDEGGSSGVLRKEYNIIPPGDIRNNLVALAKDEEVIGKLFSYRFSEGFLAGHTVGNIMLTALTKIFGSFTKAVEYLSEVLAINGKVIPVTEDLVRLIAVYDDGTIAYGESEIMNIKMKRIIRIFLDKKSKINVDASEAIKKADFIIFGPGSLFTSIIPNLLVDGFNESLEGSKAKLIYVSNLMTQPSESYNFTLKEHVDEVEKYIGRSVDYIIASNSKIPEDILKKYQEKGSIPVKIDLIDERVIVEDLAEVKTIDGFNRIRHNSLKLASVIIGLIR, translated from the coding sequence ATGAATTTTGTTTTGGTAGGTGGTGGAACAGGAATATCAACATTATTAAAAGGATTGAAATACTTTAAAGATATAGATTTAAAAGCTATTGTTACTGTAACTGATGAAGGTGGAAGTTCTGGTGTTTTGAGAAAAGAATATAATATAATCCCACCTGGTGATATAAGGAATAATTTAGTTGCACTTGCTAAAGATGAAGAAGTAATAGGTAAGTTGTTTTCATACAGATTTTCCGAGGGTTTTTTAGCAGGACATACAGTAGGAAATATCATGTTAACAGCTCTAACGAAAATTTTTGGAAGTTTTACAAAGGCGGTTGAGTATCTTTCTGAAGTTTTGGCAATTAATGGTAAAGTAATACCTGTAACTGAGGATTTGGTTAGACTAATTGCAGTGTATGATGATGGAACGATTGCGTATGGTGAAAGTGAAATAATGAATATAAAAATGAAAAGAATAATAAGAATTTTTTTAGATAAAAAATCTAAAATTAATGTTGATGCATCTGAAGCAATTAAAAAAGCAGATTTTATAATATTTGGGCCAGGTAGCTTGTTTACAAGTATCATTCCAAATTTGCTTGTTGATGGATTTAATGAGAGTTTGGAAGGATCAAAAGCTAAATTAATATATGTATCAAATTTGATGACTCAACCTTCTGAGTCATATAATTTTACTTTAAAGGAACATGTTGATGAAGTTGAAAAATATATTGGAAGAAGTGTAGATTATATAATAGCTTCAAATTCTAAGATACCAGAAGATATTTTGAAAAAATATCAGGAAAAAGGCTCCATACCGGTGAAAATTGATTTGATTGATGAAAGAGTTATAGTGGAAGATCTGGCAGAAGTAAAAACGATTGATGGATTTAATAGAATTAGGCATAACTCTTTAAAACTTGCGAGTGTAATTATAGGTTTAATTAGGTGA